DNA from Ignavibacteriales bacterium:
TAAAATTTTATGTGTTAACTTAAACAAGGTAAATTTCAAAAAAAATTTTGTTCGATTTTCTGCATTTAAGTGATAAAAATGAGCGCTAAAGAAGACGAAATATTTGATGAATTTCTAAAACCGGATAATATGCTAAGGCTGTATGCTACAGGGGCATTTCCTATGGCAGATCAAGAATCCGGAGCTATTGAATGGTTCCTTCCAGATACTAGATGTGTGATTCCCATTAACAATTTTAATATCCCAAGATCCACAAAAAAAGAAATTGATAAATTAAATTTTGTAGTCAAGCACGATACCGAAATAATTTCTGTTATCAGAGGCTGCGCAGACCGCGATCATACATGGATTTCTGAAAGACTAATCGAAGCATACAAAAGATTAATTAAACGCGGTCATCTTCATTCGGTTGAAACGTGGAAGAATGGAGCGCTTGTTGGCGGATTATATGGTGTTACTTTTCGAGGTGCTTTTTTTGGCGAGTCAATGTTTTCAAAAGTTTCACAAGCTTCCAAAGCGGCATTAATTAATCTGCTTTATCATCTTAAAGAAAAGAACTTTGCACTGCTTGATGTTCAATATATGACTGAGCATCTT
Protein-coding regions in this window:
- a CDS encoding leucyl/phenylalanyl-tRNA--protein transferase, whose protein sequence is MSAKEDEIFDEFLKPDNMLRLYATGAFPMADQESGAIEWFLPDTRCVIPINNFNIPRSTKKEIDKLNFVVKHDTEIISVIRGCADRDHTWISERLIEAYKRLIKRGHLHSVETWKNGALVGGLYGVTFRGAFFGESMFSKVSQASKAALINLLYHLKEKNFALLDVQYMTEHLKMFGAIEISLDEYKDNLVDAYQRICEF